CAGTTTTCTGCAGAATATAGGAGAACTGAACATTTCCGTGGCTCGCGAATTTCTGGAGAAGGAAAAAATCACCTTACTCGTCGAAGATGTTTCCGGGCACGAAGGACGAACAATCAGTTTATATTTAGACGACGGACGGATTCTCCTGAAAAAAGGCGGATTCGAGAAGTACCTCTACAAGGTCAGGTAGGCGGAAATGAAGGAAAAAATAGACCAGCTCTTCGAAAATGAAGCACAACTCCCGAAAATCTCTTCGGTAGTAAGCAAAGTAATGGAGATGGTGAATCGTCCGGATGTCGTCATTGCCGACTTAGCGAAAGAAATCTCCAAAGATCCCGGTTTAACGGCCGCCGTTATCAAACTTTCCAACTCCGCATACTACAGACCGACCAAACCGGTTAAAACGGTGCAGGAATCCCTTATGACATTAGGGATCAAAACGGTCCGAGAAATGATTCTCTTAACCGAAGCCAAAGGTATTTTAAAGAAAGATCTGAAAGGGTACCAGGTAGACGGCGAATCAAACTGGATGCATTCTTTAACCGTCGCAGAACTTGCAATGAGAATCACCGTTCAGAAAAAGTTGAAGTTCGATAAGGATGTCGCCTTTACCGCAGGGCTCCTTCACAACATCGGAAAAGTAATCTTAGCCGAGTTCTTTCCGTCGATCATCCTACAATTGAGAGCCGAGCTTCAATCGTACGAAGGACCTTACAAAGACCTTGAAAGAAAATATTTCGGGTACACTCACGAAGAAGCCGGAGCGAAGCTTTTAACAAAATGGAATTTTCCGGAAGAATTGGTGGAAGTCGCTAATTTCTATACTGAACCCGAAAAAGCTGTGAAATTTCCCGAACTAGTTTCGGTCGTTCATATCGCCCATTGTGTCGTAATTTTAAGCGGAATGGGAATTGACATAGGCGGCTTACGCACGCCACTCTCCCCGCAAGCCCTCAAAGTAGCGGGAGTAACGGATAGTGATCTACAAATGTACTATACCCTACTTCCTGAGATCGCGAGGCATCTTGCGGAGCTTGTCGCTGTTTGAAAAACCTTGCGTTGATCGGCCCTAGAGGGGTCGGAAAGTCGAAAATTTCTAGGAAGCTTGCGAAGTTAACAGGCAGGCCCGCTATTTCAACGGATATGATTGCCGTTTACGAAACGGGAGGAATTTCGATTCCGGATTTCATCAAAGCAAACTCCGGTGATTGGAAACCCTTCCGAGATTTAGAATACA
The Leptospira fainei serovar Hurstbridge str. BUT 6 genome window above contains:
- a CDS encoding HDOD domain-containing protein; protein product: MKEKIDQLFENEAQLPKISSVVSKVMEMVNRPDVVIADLAKEISKDPGLTAAVIKLSNSAYYRPTKPVKTVQESLMTLGIKTVREMILLTEAKGILKKDLKGYQVDGESNWMHSLTVAELAMRITVQKKLKFDKDVAFTAGLLHNIGKVILAEFFPSIILQLRAELQSYEGPYKDLERKYFGYTHEEAGAKLLTKWNFPEELVEVANFYTEPEKAVKFPELVSVVHIAHCVVILSGMGIDIGGLRTPLSPQALKVAGVTDSDLQMYYTLLPEIARHLAELVAV